The genomic stretch ttataaACTTCATATTTTAACGTAAATGAATGATGAAGGTGAGTTGActcccttcatcctcctctttgttttgtttgcggaCAGCATTTGTTTGGAGTCTCGGgggtctgagctgcagcagcctggaggAAGAGGGCCCCCTGCAGGCCGAGCCTCCCCACAGCAGCTGGCCCGGCCTCACGCTCCACCTGAGTCAGGCagaggcatgctgggagctcCAGCGGCTCTGAGGCAGACTTCAGAGCGGTTCAGGAGCTGGATCCCAGACCGCATCATTCCTCTGAAGCTTCAGCTGTCGTCTCTGCTGGGAGCgacgccccctgctggccgGCAGGTCAGCGCGGATCAGCACTGTCAGCACCTCCGTTTGCTGTCAAGGAGCCGGATCCTTAAACCCGGACCCTGCTGCCAGGACTCTGAGCCAAGTGGAGCTCTCAAGAGTCCAAGGAACCAGGAGAGGACCTGGACCtgaattctgtcattttccactGAAGCATCACTGAACCAAACAGCTAAAGAACACACTGAGAGAGGCTTGAAGTCACTGAAGATTACTCTGAAAAAAACCTTAAAACTGATCAATGATTATCTGTCTACTATCTATCTATTACCAAAAGTCATTCATTGGTTGTTTAGtctgaaatatttaatattaatattttcagatttcttcATTATGTCtgaccaaaagtccaaaacccaaagagacTCAGTTTAATGTCATAGAAGACACAAGTTCTCAGCAGGAACCAGAGAATTTGGGTCATTTTTGGATACAAATTCGTAaatatttaatttcagtttttattactGTGGACTTCATGTTTGTCGTGAAGTCTGACAACGAGAGAAATTCATTTAGTAGCTTTCCTGAGTTTTCAATCACATCaaatgatcttcatcagcagtttGTCATCGATTCTCCCATCGTGGACACTCTGAGGATTCGACTCATCTGTAACTGCATTTTCATCTTCAGGCTGACAGGAAACGAGGgggtgatggatggatgatgaatggatggatgatggatggaaggatgatgaatggatgatggatggatggatgatgaaaggatggatgatggatggatgatggatggatggatggatgatgaaaggatggatgatggatggatgatgaatagatgatggaaggatggatggatggatgatgaaaggatggatgatggatggatgatgaatggatgatggaaggatggatgatggatggatgatgaaaggatggatgacggacggatggatggatggatgatgaaaggatggatgatggatggatgatgaatggatgatggaaggatggatggatggatgatgaaaggatggatgatggatggatggatgatgaaaggatggatgacggatggatggatggatgatggatggatgatggatggatgatgaatggATGATGGAAGGATTTAATCACACAGAAGAATCAAAAACAGATTCTTTCTgtccatcatcatcttcatcatcatttagaaatctttgggaaaaaaaacaaaaaaacaaaaaacactcgTCACGTGGTCGTCTAGCCTTACGTCATAACTATGCGCCGTTTAGTTCGTTTACCGCCGGTTCAAAATGGAGGCGAACACGGAGAACAGCTCCTCACTGACGGCAGCATTACTTTCCTCCGTCTTAAGCCTGAACGTCGCTCCGGTGTTCGGGGACCAGATGTTCGAGCTGTACCGGCTCCAGACGGCGCTGCTGACGCGGAGGAGGGTGCGGGAGATGATGGAGCGGGACCGGCGGCGGCGGCTGTACCTGCGGCGGAGGAGGGCGTTCCTGCTGTCCTCCATCGCCGCTATTCTGAGTGTCATCACATCCACTAACAGACCCATCTGGGTCCGGAACCGCAGCCCGGGTCAGAACTTCTGGTCTTTGGCGGAGTCGTTCGACGACGAGGAGTGGAAAGCGCAGTTTCGCGTGTCGCGAGCGACGTTCGACTACCTGGTCGAACAGATCGGACCGGCCATCAAACGCCGCAGGACGAACTACCGCGTCCCCATCGAGCCGCGCCGCAGACTGGCCATCACCCTGTGGTGGTTCGCCAGGTCCGGAGAGTACCGGTCCATCGCCAGCATGTTCGGCGTGGGGATCGCCACCGTGTGCATGATCGTGCGACAGGTCACTTCCGCCATAGTGGACCGGCTGTACGGCCGCTTCGTGTCGCTCCCGAGCGGACAGCGGCTGGACGACACCATGAGAGCCTTCAAGGACCGCTGCTACCCGCAGTGTGCGGGGGCCATCGGCGGGACTCACATCCCCATCGCTCCTCCCAGAGACAACCCGGAGCACTACCTGAACAGGAGAGGCTGGCACTCCGTCATCCTGCAGGCTGTGGTCGACCACAACGTCTGGTGAGCCGGACTGTCTCTGGTCTCTGATCCAGCTCCAGTGATCCGCCGCAGCCTAACTTCTGCTTTgttcagcagcttcactgacGTGTACGCCGGCTGGCCCGGAAGCACCAGCAGCGCCTCCGTGCTCTCCAGCTCAGACCTGTACCTGAAAGCGGAGGACCGGCCGGACGGGTACCTGTTTCCCAGAGAGGTGAGTGGACTCGGCCTTTAAGGTCCCCCTGCTGGGGCTCCAGGACCCGGACTGAGCCGCGTCCGTGGTAAGAAGTCAGATTGTGGTTTGAactgtgcagaaacactgaagacacctgaagtctgtgatccacgTGAGCAGCCTGCACGTGTCTCCCTGCTGTTTCATCCCAGAGTGAAGAAGATAACAGATTATCTCcagtgttttatatttgtgtCCTGATTGACCATCACATCACAAATCTGAACAACATAAAGTCCAGAAACAACCTCCTCCATCGATCAGATTTCTCTTCTCTGATCGGTTTCTTCATCGTTAACTTTCCTTCTGGATGcagtcagagagcaggagaCGCTTCTCACCTCATTCATCATCCTTTCACTCAGTCACTTCAGGTTCCCTCAAACGTTTAGTCTGATAAATGTTTTCCAGAGTTCAAAAGATAATTAAATGATGATTCCACATTCAGAATATCAACCAACACAGATTGAAATGATGAAGAACTGTCTGACACACTGAAGCTGAGGCCTCTCTTTCAGAGGTCGGTGGTGTATGAAGGAGTGGAGGTGCCCGTCCATCTCATCGGTGACGCATCGTTCCCTCTGAAGCCGTGGCTGATGAAAGGATACAGCCAGGAGCACCTGCTCTCTCCCGAGCATCGCCGCTTCACCTACACCCTGACCTCCGCCCGGGCGGTGGT from Chaetodon auriga isolate fChaAug3 chromosome 6, fChaAug3.hap1, whole genome shotgun sequence encodes the following:
- the LOC143321640 gene encoding uncharacterized protein LOC143321640 isoform X2, translating into MEANTENSSSLTAALLSSVLSLNVAPVFGDQMFELYRLQTALLTRRRVREMMERDRRRRLYLRRRRAFLLSSIAAILSVITSTNRPIWVRNRSPGQNFWSLAESFDDEEWKAQFRVSRATFDYLVEQIGPAIKRRRTNYRVPIEPRRRLAITLWWFARSGEYRSIASMFGVGIATVCMIVRQVTSAIVDRLYGRFVSLPSGQRLDDTMRAFKDRCYPQCAGAIGGTHIPIAPPRDNPEHYLNRRGWHSVILQAVVDHNVCFTDVYAGWPGSTSSASVLSSSDLYLKAEDRPDGYLFPRERSVVYEGVEVPVHLIGDASFPLKPWLMKGYSQEHLLSPEHRRFTYTLTSARAVVDAAFTRLKGRWRCLLKKSDIDTSMMPRVVAACCVLHNICENRGDGFLPEWNVEMVPSAGYLRQPETEPYEGDTYCAAEVIRDTITYNLLTILQH
- the LOC143321640 gene encoding uncharacterized protein LOC143321640 isoform X1, with the protein product MEANTENSSSLTAALLSSVLSLNVAPVFGDQMFELYRLQTALLTRRRVREMMERDRRRRLYLRRRRAFLLSSIAAILSVITSTNRPIWVRNRSPGQNFWSLAESFDDEEWKAQFRVSRATFDYLVEQIGPAIKRRRTNYRVPIEPRRRLAITLWWFARSGEYRSIASMFGVGIATVCMIVRQVTSAIVDRLYGRFVSLPSGQRLDDTMRAFKDRCYPQCAGAIGGTHIPIAPPRDNPEHYLNRRGWHSVILQAVVDHNVCSFTDVYAGWPGSTSSASVLSSSDLYLKAEDRPDGYLFPRERSVVYEGVEVPVHLIGDASFPLKPWLMKGYSQEHLLSPEHRRFTYTLTSARAVVDAAFTRLKGRWRCLLKKSDIDTSMMPRVVAACCVLHNICENRGDGFLPEWNVEMVPSAGYLRQPETEPYEGDTYCAAEVIRDTITYNLLTILQH